The genome window CATTGCGTTGCTGGCGGCAAACACCACGCGCGCTACGCCGCACAGGTACATGGCGCTCAAGCACATCGGGCAGGGTTGGCCACTGGCGTATATCACGCAGCCTTCCAGGCGCGCGCCTACGCGTTGGCTGGCCGCGCGAATCGCCAGCAGCTCGGCGTGGGCGGTGGGGTCCTGGGTCAGGTGGATCTCATTGACGGCTTCGACCAGCACCTCGCCATTGAGCGTCAGCACGGCGCCGAACGGTCGACCACCTTGGGCCACATTGGCGCTGGCCAGGGCTACGGCGCGTTGCAGGTGCTGATGATCGTCGGTCATTGCGGTCCCTCTGGGCAGAATGGAAGGTGAAGTATGGTCAGCGGCCGGGGTATTCTGAAATTAAATATAACCATGCCAACCAGTGGCAAATGGAATGGTGACGCGCCATGTTCGACCCCGTGTTGTTACGCAGTTTTGTTGCCGTGGTGGACTGCGGCAACTTCACCCGCGCTGCCGAGCGCCTGCACTTGACCCAATCCACCGTGAGCCAGCAGATCCGCCGCCTGGAAGATGGCGTGGCGTGCCAGTTGCTGGACCGCGACCAGCGCC of Pseudomonas fluorescens contains these proteins:
- a CDS encoding nucleoside deaminase, whose translation is MTDDHQHLQRAVALASANVAQGGRPFGAVLTLNGEVLVEAVNEIHLTQDPTAHAELLAIRAASQRVGARLEGCVIYASGQPCPMCLSAMYLCGVARVVFAASNAMAEPFGLSTAVIGQQVGLPLSEQRLPIQHLPDAAMTALYHRWKTLHDPE